From Sphingobacterium bambusae:
GGGAAGGCGCCGAGCCAAATTCTGGATTGGCACGCGAACGCATACATATCGATGGAGAGTATCCGCAAAACGACCAAAATGTAATAACCATTGGTGGCAGTGGATTTGGGTTGATGGCCATTTTGGTGGGTATACACAATGAATTCATCAGCAAGGCCGAAGGATTTGCCCACCTGCAAAAGTCGTTGAACTTCTTGGGCAAGATCGACCGATTTCAGGGTGCCTGGTCGCACTGGTACTTTGGCGATACCGGCAAGGCAAAAGCCTTCAGCGCGAATGATGATGGCGGCGATATCGTCGAAACAGCCTTTATGGCGGAAGCACTAATTTGCATTCGCGAGTTTTACAAAAATGGATCGCCAGAGGAGCAGAAGCTAGCAGCTCAGGCCGACGAACTATGGAAAGGCATTAACTGGGATTTCTACCGTAACGGCAAAGACCTGCTGTATTGGCATTGGAGCCCGAAACATGGCTGGGGCATGAACCATGCCATCCAAGGCTTTGACGAGTGTATGATCGCCTACATCATGGCCGCATCTTCCCCTACCCATCCCATCCCGGCATCCACCTACCATAAAGGCTGGGCGCGCGATGGCGCAATAAAAACCTATATCAAAAAGTACGATATACCGACACTGGTCAAACACAACGCTAAAGAGGGTGAAGTGGGACCACTATTTTGGGCGCACTACTCCTTTTTGGGACTCAACCCTATCGGGTTAAAAGACCAATATGCCAACTACGAGGATGTCGTCACCAACCATACGAAAATCAACATTGCCTACGCCAACGAAAATCCCAAGAAATTCAAAGGCTATGGCGCCGACAAAGGCTGGGGCTGGACAGCAAGCTATTCAACAAACGGCTACAATGCGCATCACCCCGACAATGACCCTACGGGCGTGATTTCACCTACAGCAGCCTTATCTTCTATGCCCTATACGCCTAAGGAAAGTTTAAGCTTTATGCACTACTTAAAAGACAGCATTGGCGATAAAGTTTGGGGAAAATACGGGTTTTACGACGCCTACAGCGAAACAGAAAATTGGTATCCACAACGTTATTTGGCGATCGACCAAGGACCTATTGTCGTCATGATACAAAATTACAAAGATGGCTTCATCTGGAACCTGTTTATGCAGGCGCCCGATATGCAGGCCGGCTTAAAGAAATTGGGATTCCAAAGTCCTAAACTAAACAACTAAACAATGAAACAACTACTTGCTTGTTTCGGTATGGCGATATTGCTCCTGTGCACCGCACAGGGGCAAACACGCCAAACAACCTATTGCAATCCGATCAATATCGATTACGGCTACACCCCTATTCCTAATTTTTCGGAATGGGGCCGCCATCGTGCTACGGCCGATCCCGTGATCGTCAATTATAAAGATGATTACTACCTGTTCAGCACCAACCAATGGGGATATTGGTGGAGCGCAGACATGATCAACTGGACGTTTCAATCCAAAAAGTTTCTGCGCCCTTGGAATGGCGATGTATACGACGAGCTCTGTGCCCCTGCCGTTGGCGTCGTGGGCGACACCATGTTGGTATTCGGGAGTACCTATACCGATAAGTTCACCATCTGGATGAGCACCAACCCGAAGGCGAACGAATGGAAGCCCTTGGTAGATAGCTTTGCTATCGGTGGTTGGGATCCGGATTTTTTCACCGACAGCGATGGCCGTTTCTACATGTACAACGGTAGCAGCAATCGCTATCCGCTCTATGGCATTGAGCTCGATCGCAAGACCATGCAGCCAAAGGGCACGCGCAAAGAGCTGCTCCACCTCGAAGATTGGCGCTACGGTTGGCAGCGCTTTGGCGAATACATGGACAATACCTTTTTGGATCCCTTTCTAGAAGGTGCACACATGACCAAACATAACAATAAGTATTATTTTCAATTCGCTGGCCCCGGAACGGAGTTCAGTGGCTATGCCGATGGGGTGGCCGTGGGCGATTCGCCCTTGGGTCCCTTCACGAAACAGTCAGATCCATTAAGTTACAAACCCGGCGGCTATGCCCGCGGTGCAGGTCATGGCTCTACCTTTCACGACAAACATGGGCAATACTGGCATGTGTCCACTATCGTGCTGGGCGTAAAGAACAATTTTGAACGTAGACTGGGCATTTGGCCCACCTATTTTGACCAAGACGATGTCATGTACAGTAATACCGCATTTGGCGACTATCCACACTACCTACCCGACAGCGAGCAAGCAGGCAAGTTTACCGGATGGATGCTCCTGAATTACAAAAAGCCAGTGGCCGTATCGTCCACGCTTGGGGCCTATGTTGCCAATAATGCGGTGGATGAAAGCATGAAAACCTATTGGAGCGCAGCGTCGGGCAACAGCGGCGAATGGATCAGCACAGACCTCGGTGAAGTATCAACCTTGCATGCTATACAGATAAACTATGCAGATCAGGATGTAGATAGCAGCTTCTTGGGCAAAATACCAGACATCTATCATCAATACAAACTCTATGCCTCCAATGGTGGCAAGAAGTGGAAGCTCATCGTTGACAAAAGCAACAATAAGACAGACGAGCCACATGCCTACATTGAGCTGGATAAGCCTGTAGAAGCACGCTACGTAAAATTGGAAAACGTCCACATGCCCTCCGGCAAATTTGCCATCAGCGGATTACGGATTTTCGGAAAAGGCAACAGCGCCCCGCCCGATCCTGTGAAGCAGTTTGTCGTCATGCGCACCGAAAAAGACAAACGCAGTGCTTGGATTAAATGGAGCCCGGTAGACAATGCCTACGCGTACAATATTTACACGGGCTTGGAACCGGATAAACTATACAACTGTATCATGGTTCACGATGCCAATGACTACTATTATAAAGCTATGGATAGTCAAAAACCTTACTATTTCACGATCGAAGCCATCAATGAAAACGGCATATCGACACGCTACCCGATCGTCAAAGTAGAGTAGCGAAAACAGACACAAAATCACCTAAACAACAAACGACATATATGAGAAAAATAGCAATATGGATGCTCGCTATCGCCACCGGTTGTAGCGTGCGGGTGCAGGCGCAAAACAATCCCAAGATGGACAAGTTCGTTTCCGAACTGATGGGCAAGATGACTGTAGAAGAAAAAATCGGTCAGTTAAACTTGGTCACCGGCGGTGAGGCCGTAACCGGATCGGTCGTATCTACCGGTGTGGAAAGCAAAATCAAATCGGGCCAGATTGGCGGTATTTTCAGCATGTCCAGCCCCGCTAAGATCAGGGCTGCGCAGGAGCTCGCTGTAAAACAATCGCGATTGGGTATTCCTATTATCTTTGGTATGGACGTCATCCATGGTTATAAAACCCTTTTCCCTATCCCTTTAGGTCTGGCCGCTACCTGGGATATGTCCCTTATCCGCGAGTCGGCACGTATAGCTGCCGTTGAGGCTACGGCCGACGGCCTCAACTGGACCTTCTCGCCCATGGTAGATATCTCGCGCGATCCGCGTTGGGGACGTATATCCGAAGGAAGTGGCGAAGATACATACCTCAGTTCGCGCATTGCTGCCGAAATGGTGAAGGGCTATCAAGGCACAGACCTGAAAGCTAATAACACCCTGATGGCCTGCGTAAAACATTTCGCCTTATATGGCGCGGCCGAATCGGGCAGAGACTATAACACAACAGACATGAGCCTACACCGCATGTACAACGAATACCTGCCGCCCTACAAAGCAGCGATCGACGCGGGAGCAGGAACAGTTATGGCCTCATTCAACGATATCAATGGTGTGCCCGCAACGGCCAACAAATGGCTCATGACCGATGTATTGCGTCAGCAATGGGGCTTTAAAGGCATGGTAGTCACCGACTATACCGGTATCAATGAGTTGGTAGATCATGGATTAGGCGATCTACAGACCGTATCCGCACTTGCTCTTAAAGCCGGCATACATATGGATATGGTTGGCGAAGGATTTCTAACAACCTTAAAAAAATCGCTTGACGAAGGCAAAGTGACGCTCGCGGAAATCGACGAAGCCTGCCGCTTGGTATTGATCGCCAAGTACAAACTAGGGCTCTTCGACGATCCTTTTCGCTACTGCGACGACAAACGCGCCAAAAACAATATATTGACGCCTGCCCACCTTGCGAAATCGCGCGAGATTGCGTCAAAATCCTTTGTCCTACTTAAAAACGAGCAACAAACGCTCCCTTTAAAGAAAAGCGGAACAGTAGCCCTCATCGGCCCTTTGGCGAACACGAGAGCCAACATGCCCGGTACTTGGAGCGTCAGTGCCGATCTGGAAAATACCCCTAGCCTTTTGGAAGGCATGCAAGCAGCCCTTGGCAACAAAGTCAAGATTGTACATCACCTCGGATCCAACCTGATATCCGATGCTGCTTACCAAGAAAGAGCCACGATGTTCGGTCGCAGCATTCCACGTGATGAGCGCCCCGAGGCGGATATCATTGCCGAAGCAGTACAGGTGGCCTCATCCGCCGATGTTATTGTAGCCGCGCTAGGCGAATCCTCCGAAATGAGTGGAGAAAGCTCCAGCCGTACAGACTTGGATATCCCCGACGCGCAACGAAGATTATTGGAGGCTTTACTGAAAACAGGAAAACCTGTTGTGCTTGTACTCTTCGCCGGCCGGCCGATGACCTTAACTTGGGAGCAGGAACACGTACCAGCCATCTTAAATGTGTGGTTTGGCGGAACAGAAACCGGTAAAGCCGTGGCCGATGTGCTATTCGGCGACGTCAACCCATCTGGAAAACTGCCGGCTACCTTCCCGAAAAACGTGGGTCAGATTCCGCTATATTATGCCGCAAAAACCACCGGACGACCGCTAGCGAAAGACGCTTGGTTCCAAAAGTTCCGCTCCAACTACCTAGATGTGGACAACCAACCCCTTTACCCCTTTGGCTACGGTTTGAGCTATACCCATTTCAGCTATGGCGATATTAAGCTTAGCAAAACCACGATGCACGCCAACGATAAAATTTCGGCTACCGTGCAGCTCACAAACAGTGGAAACTACGACGGTGAAGAAGTGGTGCAGCTCTATCTTCGGGATGTATACGCATCTATAACCCGTCCAGGCAAAGAATTGAAGGGTTTCCAAAAAGTA
This genomic window contains:
- the bglX gene encoding beta-glucosidase BglX — encoded protein: MRKIAIWMLAIATGCSVRVQAQNNPKMDKFVSELMGKMTVEEKIGQLNLVTGGEAVTGSVVSTGVESKIKSGQIGGIFSMSSPAKIRAAQELAVKQSRLGIPIIFGMDVIHGYKTLFPIPLGLAATWDMSLIRESARIAAVEATADGLNWTFSPMVDISRDPRWGRISEGSGEDTYLSSRIAAEMVKGYQGTDLKANNTLMACVKHFALYGAAESGRDYNTTDMSLHRMYNEYLPPYKAAIDAGAGTVMASFNDINGVPATANKWLMTDVLRQQWGFKGMVVTDYTGINELVDHGLGDLQTVSALALKAGIHMDMVGEGFLTTLKKSLDEGKVTLAEIDEACRLVLIAKYKLGLFDDPFRYCDDKRAKNNILTPAHLAKSREIASKSFVLLKNEQQTLPLKKSGTVALIGPLANTRANMPGTWSVSADLENTPSLLEGMQAALGNKVKIVHHLGSNLISDAAYQERATMFGRSIPRDERPEADIIAEAVQVASSADVIVAALGESSEMSGESSSRTDLDIPDAQRRLLEALLKTGKPVVLVLFAGRPMTLTWEQEHVPAILNVWFGGTETGKAVADVLFGDVNPSGKLPATFPKNVGQIPLYYAAKTTGRPLAKDAWFQKFRSNYLDVDNQPLYPFGYGLSYTHFSYGDIKLSKTTMHANDKISATVQLTNSGNYDGEEVVQLYLRDVYASITRPGKELKGFQKVFLKKGESREIQFEITAEDLKFYNNDLQFVAEPGDFKLFIGTNSSDAKETQFTLLD
- a CDS encoding glucoamylase family protein, which encodes MKLKYATFTALLGIIAISCHSPTNKHTASSSDSVAHNHDVSEDSLLTTVQKQTLQYFWEGAEPNSGLARERIHIDGEYPQNDQNVITIGGSGFGLMAILVGIHNEFISKAEGFAHLQKSLNFLGKIDRFQGAWSHWYFGDTGKAKAFSANDDGGDIVETAFMAEALICIREFYKNGSPEEQKLAAQADELWKGINWDFYRNGKDLLYWHWSPKHGWGMNHAIQGFDECMIAYIMAASSPTHPIPASTYHKGWARDGAIKTYIKKYDIPTLVKHNAKEGEVGPLFWAHYSFLGLNPIGLKDQYANYEDVVTNHTKINIAYANENPKKFKGYGADKGWGWTASYSTNGYNAHHPDNDPTGVISPTAALSSMPYTPKESLSFMHYLKDSIGDKVWGKYGFYDAYSETENWYPQRYLAIDQGPIVVMIQNYKDGFIWNLFMQAPDMQAGLKKLGFQSPKLNN
- a CDS encoding family 43 glycosylhydrolase, which gives rise to MKQLLACFGMAILLLCTAQGQTRQTTYCNPINIDYGYTPIPNFSEWGRHRATADPVIVNYKDDYYLFSTNQWGYWWSADMINWTFQSKKFLRPWNGDVYDELCAPAVGVVGDTMLVFGSTYTDKFTIWMSTNPKANEWKPLVDSFAIGGWDPDFFTDSDGRFYMYNGSSNRYPLYGIELDRKTMQPKGTRKELLHLEDWRYGWQRFGEYMDNTFLDPFLEGAHMTKHNNKYYFQFAGPGTEFSGYADGVAVGDSPLGPFTKQSDPLSYKPGGYARGAGHGSTFHDKHGQYWHVSTIVLGVKNNFERRLGIWPTYFDQDDVMYSNTAFGDYPHYLPDSEQAGKFTGWMLLNYKKPVAVSSTLGAYVANNAVDESMKTYWSAASGNSGEWISTDLGEVSTLHAIQINYADQDVDSSFLGKIPDIYHQYKLYASNGGKKWKLIVDKSNNKTDEPHAYIELDKPVEARYVKLENVHMPSGKFAISGLRIFGKGNSAPPDPVKQFVVMRTEKDKRSAWIKWSPVDNAYAYNIYTGLEPDKLYNCIMVHDANDYYYKAMDSQKPYYFTIEAINENGISTRYPIVKVE